GAATTATTATGGTAATTATAGTCTCTACTATTTGTAGTGCTACATTTGTAGCAAGAAACAGTAAAATTGATGCTCCTGCAGGACCCATGTTATGAAATTGGGGACGGTTTGCCAGGGTTATAGAAAAGTAAATCTGGCTCATCAAGTACAGTATCGATAAACATACCATAGGTATGATTAAATATATATAATTCCCCATACCATATCTTTCTATTTCATCCAGAACTGATGACCAAATTTCTCCATCTACTCCCAGTCCATACAATGCTACATAGAAAGCTCCCAGGCAAATCAGAACACTCAGTATCATCCAAATAAATGATACGATTGCCTTTGAAATAAGATGAAGGTGCGGCTTTAAAGGTAAAGTAAAGCTCAAATATCCTTCATTTGAGTATAAGTTTTTATAGAATCTCATGCATATTACTACCAAAGTTACAACAAATACTGCAATTCCAACCAATAATAGTAGTACTGAAGATGTTACCTTAAACCACCCCAACTCCAATTTTCCCGAAAGCAAAGACAAACCAGCCAAGACTGCTGTTATTGCATAAAAGAAAGGTATTATTCTTGATGTGTCTTTAACCTCATATTTTAATAATTTTCCTAACATTTGAACACCTCCTCAAAAAGCTCTTCTACGGATTTTCCGTTCGTCTGGCGGATATTATCAACTGTATCATTGATTAAAATTCTATTGTTTCCCACCATGATTACTCTGTCAAATATTCTTTCAACATCGTTTATCAGATGAGTTGAAAGAAGTACTACTGCGTCCTCAGAATAATTGTTCAGTATAATGTCTAGCATTGCTTTACGTGATGCGGGGTCGAGTCCTCCTAACGGTTCATCCAGCAAATATACCTTTGCTTTTCTTGACATTACAAGAATCAGCTGAACTTTTTCCTGCATACCCTTTGACATGCTTTTAATCTTTTGATTTGGATCAAGCTTAAACTGAGAGAGCATTCTCTTGGCCTTCTCCCTGTCAAAGTCGGAATAAAAATCTTCAAAGAAGTCCAGAGCGTCCTTAGCTCTCAAGTTATCACCAAGGTATGTTTTTTCAGGTAAGTATGAAACAATGGATTTTGTATACTCGTCAGGTGCTTTTCCGTCAATAAGAACCTGTCCTTCATAATCCTTTATAAGACCTGCAATTATTTTAATCATAGACGTTTTGCCACATCCGTTCGGCCCCAACAAACCAACTATCGTCCCACTTTCCAAGGAAAGAGACACATTTTCCAGGACCTTCTTGGAACCATACCTCTTATTCAGCGAGTTTATTTCTATTATGTTACTCATTTTCGAGCCCTCCTTTTTCAATATCAGATAATCTACTCGATACTACATATATTATTTCTTCTTCCTTATAACCCAGCTTTTTCATCAGGTTGTAATAACTTATGGTGTATTCCTCTGCCATTTCATCACGAGCTTTCTTTATTTTTGCTCCATCTTGAGAAACAAACCTTCCTGCAGTTCTTTCAGTATACAGCAGTCCTTCCCTTTCAAGTTCCGACAAAGCCTTCTGCATAGTATTGGGATTCACAGAAAACTCTACAGCCAATTCCCTGACAGATTGCAGTCTTTGACCCGCTTCCCAGACCCCTGAAACAATTTTAAGCTTGACTTCATTCATTATTTGAATATATATTGGAACATTGGATGTAAAATCATTTGCCATCAGACCACCTCCCTCTGCAGTTATTTATTATTTTCTTCATTTGCCTCTCCCCATGTTATTTTATAGCTACCCTTGTGTTTTTCACCCCTGACCGTAATATTGTAAACACCTTCTTTATCAATTGTCACCACAAAGGAAGATGTAGGTAAATTCTTTCCATTATAGATTTTATTCTTCTTATCATCGGTAACTGATAGATCGAGGTTTCCTTCCTTTGAAACAATTTTTGCGTGAACATCAATGGGTTTGCCTTTCTTAACACGTACCTGAGTGGTTCTTGTCCCGTTAAACTTGGCGTAGCTCATGTACATTTGACTTGAAGTATTGATTTGAACCGACCGTGTGCTGCTGTAATTTCCGTATGTACATCCCGGCAATATGACTGCGGCAAGGATAAGGAATAATAAAATCAATTTTCTATTTGTCATAAATCTTTCTCCTTCAAGTTGTATTATTGTATTAAGTGCTTAATACAATAATACAATCCAAACAAATTAATGTCAATAGATTTTTATTAAAAAATCCATGTCGGAGTAATATCACAACACGGATTCTATAATTTATTTTCTGAATAAACGTATCTGCTATATAGGTTAAAAAAGCTGCCAACATGTTATGTTGACAGCTTTTAATTACAAATTATTCTTCGTCATGATCATGTCCGCAGTCACAACCACATTCACAATCCCATTCCAGTTCTATCTTTTCATGGCAATGGGGACACTCGATAGATTCGGCATCTTCATCAATCATTTCAAGATCAACGTCGATTTTTTCGCCACAGTTAGGGCACTCAATTTCTTCAAACTCAATGTCGTCCTCATCATAAATAAGCTTTTCAATCTCTGCGAGATCCTCATCTATGCTGTCTACCTGCTCACCTAGATCATCCTGAATTTCCTCAATATCTTCAATTGCAAGTGAAATGTCATCCAGAACATCGATTATAGCATTTAACAGCTTTCCTTCATTGGTTGAATCATTAATATTCATACCCTCTGCCAAACCTTTAATGAATGCTACACGTTCGCTAATATAGCTCATATTTACCTCCTCATTACCACTTTGGTATTTTATTATTTAACTCTTTCCATATATTCATTTGTTCTTGTATCAATTCTTATTATATCTCCAGTGTTAACAAAAAGGGGCACTTTTATAACATAACCTGTTTCAACTGTAGCAGGTTTCGTTGCACCGGTAGCAGTATCACCCTTGAAACCTGGGTCTGTCTCTGTTACCTCAAGTTCTACAAATGTTGGAGGTTCGATACCGAAAACATTTCCTTTATGTGAAAGAATCTTTACAATATCATTTTCCTTAACAAGATCAAGAGTATTGCCAATTGTTTCCTTGTTTATAGGAAGCTGCTCATAGGACTCAACATCCATAAAGTAATATAAATCTCCATCATTATATAAATACTGCATATCTTTTCTTTCGATATGAGCTTTTGGCATTTTGTCTGTAGGGTTGAAAGTTCTTTCAACTGTTGCACCTGTTATTATGTTCTTTAACTTTGTTCTTACGAACGCAGCTCCTTTTCCCGGCTTTACATGTTGGAATTCAACTACCTGAAATATATTATTATCCAATTCAAATGTTACGCCATTTTTAAAATCACCAGCTACTATCATACCTTACCTCCATAATATAAAAATGCATAAAAATTATTTTAGCTTTAATACTATCCTAGTTTATATTAAATTAATTTTCCCTATAAGGCAAGAAAAATTTTCAATTTAACGATAAAAGTCGATAAATACACCGAAAAAGTCCAATTTCGGACGTTATAATATAATTAAATCCTTTTGGGAACGAGTCAAAACAAGAGGGTTGTCATCTCTGATTATTATGGTATCTTCAATTCTTACTCCTCCAAGACCCTCAACATAAATACCCGGTTCTACGGTAACTGCCATGTTATTTTTCAATATTTTATCTCCGCTTGGGGAAAGTCGTGGATTTTCATGTATCTCAAGGCCTAAACCGTGGCCGAGTCCATGTCCGAATTTACCCTCAAATCCCTTGCCATAAATTATATCCCTACCTATTTTGTCGACTTCTCTTCCCGTTTTGCCTTGTATAGCACCTCTCACTGAAGATAACTGTGCCTCTAAAACTATATTGTAAATATCTACCATTTTTTTATCCGGCTGTCCAAGAAAAACCGTTCTTGTTATATCGGAGCAGTAATGGTTATATAATGCACCAAAATCCATTGTTATTGTGTCACCAATCTCCAACTTCTTTTCAGAAGCAACTCCGTGAGGCATGGATGATCTCAGTCCCGATGCAACAATTGTTTCAAAGGAAGCTCCTGATGCCCCTAATTTCTTCATTTTATATTCCAATTCTGCAGCAACATCCAACTCCGTTATACCAGGTTTTATAATGCCAAGCACATGTGTAAATGCACCGTCTGCAATCTCAACCGCCTTGGTTATTGTTTCTATTTCATACTGATCCTTTATACTTCTCAGACTTTCAACAACAGAGCCAATTCCTTCCATTTCAATATCCCGGAATTTGCAGCTAAAGCTTTTGTATTCGGAATAAGTCAGGCTTTTGTCTTCAAATCCCAGATTTTTAATACCTTCGGAGTCTAATATTTCTAGGATAGTATCTTTTATATCAGGCTTATGCTCAACTATTTCAAACAGAGGAGCCTGTACCGCTGATTGTTCAACATATCTGAAATCAGTCAGAAGATATGCTTTTTTACTAGTAATTACTAGGTTTGCTGACGTACCTGAGAAACCGGAAAGATACATATAGTTTTCTCTTTTTGTAATCAAAGCACCATCCTGACCCAATTTTTTCAATTCTTCTCTGAATGTATTCAATCTATTTGATAATATTTCTTTTTCAACCATTTATACTTGCCTCCATAAATCCCTAATATAAAATATAAAATCTATATACTTTTACAGGTTTACTGCTGCATGAAGTGCCAAAATGTAGCTCATTTTACCGAATCCGCATATCTGTCCTACACAAACAGGTGCTATCATAGATGTATGCCTGAATTCTTCCCTGCTATGTATATTTGAAAGGTGTATCTCTATCGTAGGTATTTCTATTGCCTTTATGGCATCTCTTATTGCTATACTGTAATGCGTATATGCTCCCGCATTTATTATTACGACATCGTATACACCACGTGCTGCATGAAGTTTGTCTATTATCTCTCCTTCATGATTTGATTGCACAAAATCCGTTTCAAGTCTCAGCTCCTGCGATACCGTAGTTACTTCTTTTGCAATATCCAGTAGTGTTTCACTTCCGTAAACAGCTTTTTCCCTGATACCTAACATATTCAGATTAGGTCCGTTTATAACGAGTACCTTTTTCATTTTTAACCTCCATTTTTTATCTAATGAACTGTTGCAAAACAGAAAGTTCTTCTTTTTTAGCAAAGGTACTACCGTATAAAATCGTATCAATGATTGCTTCTATTGATACAATTTATACTCTCGTACAGTTTAAAATAAATATAAATTAATTTTGCGACACTCCCTTATATGCCTACTTTAGAATAAGTTTTGATTTTCCAGTATGCCATAATAGATATCTTTCATTTCTGAGGCATCCTCGGCCATCATGCCTCTTGATTCGCAGATAATAACAGGCTCCATTTGTCTGTTCACCAGTACAGGTGCAAGATGCTCAAATTCAGGCCCAAACTGCTTGTCTGCAAAATTCCAGTGCTTTTTTTCTCCTCCTTTGGAAAACTCTATCCGGCTGAAATGGCAATGGATTCTTTTAGCCCTTTCCTTACCTATCGAGTTTTCTATATAATCAATGACCTTTTCAAAGTCTTCCTGAGAATTCAGCATTCCAAGACCCCTTGCATGAATATGTCCAAAATCGATAGTAGGTATCAACCTTTCATCATTTTTACACATTTCCATTATTTCTTCGAGTGTTCCCAGTTGGTTATGCTTTCCTAAAACCTCAGGGCAGATGCTGATATCACCAAAACCCGCAGCATCAGACATTTGCAGAGTTTCTTTAAGAAC
This genomic stretch from Ruminiclostridium cellulolyticum H10 harbors:
- the efp gene encoding elongation factor P produces the protein MIVAGDFKNGVTFELDNNIFQVVEFQHVKPGKGAAFVRTKLKNIITGATVERTFNPTDKMPKAHIERKDMQYLYNDGDLYYFMDVESYEQLPINKETIGNTLDLVKENDIVKILSHKGNVFGIEPPTFVELEVTETDPGFKGDTATGATKPATVETGYVIKVPLFVNTGDIIRIDTRTNEYMERVK
- a CDS encoding ABC transporter ATP-binding protein, whose product is MSNIIEINSLNKRYGSKKVLENVSLSLESGTIVGLLGPNGCGKTSMIKIIAGLIKDYEGQVLIDGKAPDEYTKSIVSYLPEKTYLGDNLRAKDALDFFEDFYSDFDREKAKRMLSQFKLDPNQKIKSMSKGMQEKVQLILVMSRKAKVYLLDEPLGGLDPASRKAMLDIILNNYSEDAVVLLSTHLINDVERIFDRVIMVGNNRILINDTVDNIRQTNGKSVEELFEEVFKC
- a CDS encoding TIM barrel protein, which produces MIRFGPSGNSDSFYEEGFKSSVQMPAWLASKGLNAYEYSCTKGVKVGEATAREIGQQAESNNISVSIHAPYYINMSSEEEDKRENSKRYIMETLQVAKWMGAKRIVVHTGSTSKLGREKSLELAIQVLKETLQMSDAAGFGDISICPEVLGKHNQLGTLEEIMEMCKNDERLIPTIDFGHIHARGLGMLNSQEDFEKVIDYIENSIGKERAKRIHCHFSRIEFSKGGEKKHWNFADKQFGPEFEHLAPVLVNRQMEPVIICESRGMMAEDASEMKDIYYGILENQNLF
- the aroQ gene encoding type II 3-dehydroquinate dehydratase: MKKVLVINGPNLNMLGIREKAVYGSETLLDIAKEVTTVSQELRLETDFVQSNHEGEIIDKLHAARGVYDVVIINAGAYTHYSIAIRDAIKAIEIPTIEIHLSNIHSREEFRHTSMIAPVCVGQICGFGKMSYILALHAAVNL
- a CDS encoding M24 family metallopeptidase, with translation MVEKEILSNRLNTFREELKKLGQDGALITKRENYMYLSGFSGTSANLVITSKKAYLLTDFRYVEQSAVQAPLFEIVEHKPDIKDTILEILDSEGIKNLGFEDKSLTYSEYKSFSCKFRDIEMEGIGSVVESLRSIKDQYEIETITKAVEIADGAFTHVLGIIKPGITELDVAAELEYKMKKLGASGASFETIVASGLRSSMPHGVASEKKLEIGDTITMDFGALYNHYCSDITRTVFLGQPDKKMVDIYNIVLEAQLSSVRGAIQGKTGREVDKIGRDIIYGKGFEGKFGHGLGHGLGLEIHENPRLSPSGDKILKNNMAVTVEPGIYVEGLGGVRIEDTIIIRDDNPLVLTRSQKDLIIL
- a CDS encoding GntR family transcriptional regulator, which translates into the protein MANDFTSNVPIYIQIMNEVKLKIVSGVWEAGQRLQSVRELAVEFSVNPNTMQKALSELEREGLLYTERTAGRFVSQDGAKIKKARDEMAEEYTISYYNLMKKLGYKEEEIIYVVSSRLSDIEKGGLENE
- a CDS encoding ABC transporter permease — translated: MLGKLLKYEVKDTSRIIPFFYAITAVLAGLSLLSGKLELGWFKVTSSVLLLLVGIAVFVVTLVVICMRFYKNLYSNEGYLSFTLPLKPHLHLISKAIVSFIWMILSVLICLGAFYVALYGLGVDGEIWSSVLDEIERYGMGNYIYLIIPMVCLSILYLMSQIYFSITLANRPQFHNMGPAGASILLFLATNVALQIVETIITIIIPLSVNVNLSGSLDISLTTQNMVGFLVENINNQNPSSIVIGLGGYIFDIIMICVLFYLTGRMMNKKVSLR
- a CDS encoding CD1247 N-terminal domain-containing protein, translated to MSYISERVAFIKGLAEGMNINDSTNEGKLLNAIIDVLDDISLAIEDIEEIQDDLGEQVDSIDEDLAEIEKLIYDEDDIEFEEIECPNCGEKIDVDLEMIDEDAESIECPHCHEKIELEWDCECGCDCGHDHDEE